From Triticum aestivum cultivar Chinese Spring chromosome 4A, IWGSC CS RefSeq v2.1, whole genome shotgun sequence, a single genomic window includes:
- the LOC123083710 gene encoding flavin-containing monooxygenase FMO GS-OX-like 9, with product MHTIIHRSGGGWSTARPGRTRTWLKKDVNVSHKTRGQIRRLPVTSCRSTGFTDFPFCPKSGRDDRRFPGHREVHLYLKDFCAAFGLMDAVRLNTRVLRAVMTPARRWAVRSVDLGVGECDDPDGKELDACVDEVFDAVVVATGHYSQPRLPCIKGMETWRGRQMHSHSYRVPEPFRGEVVVAVGCGESGKDIAMEIRGVAKEVYLVAGSTEAVTPGLSKVLAKHSADLHLRLEVERLCEDGRVAFTDGGGAGSSSSVAADTVIYCTGYSYSFPFLDTGGAVAVDDNRVGPLFEHVFPPSLAPSLSFVGVPRKIFEAQARWVAQVLSGRRALPAEEEMLRSVEEFYRAREAAGVPRKYTHEIGRREITYMDDFGEKYCDFPRVEGWKYELLGSSAGLWRSGISLVCKARRLVAAATQTAVPAQLVSINKHNNYKITIQEVFFVKTTPTSRMGQVSHCMCEGSFSFFRRCVLFKTFYLSNCTSKYRTFFTVGYSRRDLQNKIRVDRFRWIFL from the exons ATGCATACAATTATTCATCGCAGTGGAGGTGGGTGGAGCACTGCTCGCCCCGGCCGGACTCGAACATGGTTAAAGAAGGATGTGAATGTGTCACACAAAACTCGTGGACAAATCAGACGCCTCCCCGTGACTTCTTGCCGATCCACGGGCTTCACCGACTTCCCCTTCTGCCCCAAGAGCGGCCGCGACGACCGCCGCTTCCCGGGCCACCGCGAGGTGCACCTGTACCTCAAGGACTTCTGCGCCGCGTTCGGGCTCATGGACGCCGTGAGGCTCAACACCAGGGTCCTGCGCGCCGTCATGACGCCGGCGCGTCGGTGGGCGGTGAGGTCCGTGGACCTCGGCGTCGGGGAGTGCGATGATCCCGACGGGAAGGAGTTGGACGCGTGCGTGGACGAGGTGTtcgacgccgtcgtcgtcgccaccgGCCACTACTCGCAGCCAAGATTGCCATGCATCAAAG GCATGGAGACGTGGAGGGGGAGGCAGATGCACAGCCACTCGTACAGGGTGCCGGAGCCGTTCCGCggcgaggtggtggtggcggtcgggTGCGGGGAGAGCGGCAAAGACATCGCCATGGAGATCCGCGGCGTGGCCAAGGAGGTGTACCTCGTCGCCGGGTCCACGGAGGCGGTCACCCCAGGCCTGTCCAAGGTGCTGGCCAAGCACAGCGCCGACCTCCATCTCCGACTTGAG GTGGAGCGTCTGTGCGAGGACGGGCGGGTGGCGTTcacggacggcggcggcgccggctccagctccagcGTCGCCGCCGACACCGTCATCTACTGCACGGGGTACAGCTACTCGTTCCCGTTCCTGGACACGGGCGGAGCCGTCGCCGTGGACGACAACCGCGTGGGCCCGCTGTTCGAGCACGTGTTCCCGCCGTCGCTGGCGCCGTCGCTCTCCTTCGTCGGCGTGCCGAGGAAGATCTTCGAAGCCCAGGCCCGGTGGGTGGCGCAGGTGCTGTCCGGCAGGCGGGcgctgccggcggaggaggagaTGCTCCGGTCCGTGGAGGAGTTCTACCGCGCCAGGGAGGCCGCCGGCGTGCCCCGCAAGTACACCCACGAGATCGGCAGGCGGGAGATCACG TACATGGACGATTTCGGGGAGAAGTACTGCGACTTCCCTCGCGTGGAGGGGTGGAAGTACGAGCTGCTGGGGTCGTCCGCGGGGCTATGGAGGAGTGGCATCTCTCTTGTGTGCAAAGCTCGCCGCCTAGTTGCTGCAGCTACACAGACGGCCGTCCCTGCCCAACTGGTCTCCATCAACAAGCACAATAATTACAAAATCACTATTCAGGAAGTATTCTTTGTAAAGACCACTCCTACATCCAGGATGGGACAAGTGTCGCACTGCATGTGCGAAGGGAGTTTTTCCTTTTTCCGGAGATGTgttttattcaaaacgttttatctctcaaatTGTACGTCCAAATATCGAACATTTTTCACCGTTGGATATTCGCGTCGAGATCTCCAAAACAAGATTCGTGTTGATAGGTTTCGATggatttttttatga
- the LOC123081661 gene encoding uncharacterized protein At5g01610-like translates to MATYPLLLLLLLGAVAVAASSASAEDTPTAYEMLERYDFPRGILPEGVEGYELGPDGGFEVYFPRECEFLLAKQWLVRYDARIAGAVTAGRLAALEGVHVKVLFLWLPVAEVDRAGDRLSFYVGPVSTSFPLSSFASSPHCRGYDAVAAAVS, encoded by the coding sequence ATGGCCACCTACcccctactcctcctcctcctcctcggcgccgTCGCCGTAGCCGCGTCGTCGGCGTCCGCGGAGGACACCCCAACGGCGTACGAGATGCTGGAGCGGTACGACTTCCCGCggggcatcctgccggagggggtggaggggtacgAGCTCGGCCCGGACGGCGGCTTCGAGGTCTACTTCCCGCGGGAGTGCGAGTTCCTGCTGGCGAAGCAGTGGCTGGTCAGGTACGACGCCCGCATCGCCGGCGCCGTCACCGCGGGcaggctggcggcgctggagggcgtCCACGTCAAGGTGCTCTTCCTGTGGCTCCCCGTCGCCGAGGTCGACCGCGCCGGCGACCGCCTCAGCTTCTACGTCGGCCCCGTCTCCACGTCCTTCCCGCTGAGCTCCTTCGCCAGCAGCCCGCACTGTCGCGGCTACGACGCCGTCGCCGCGGCCGTCTCGTGA
- the LOC123084913 gene encoding uncharacterized protein, with translation MNFLYRAAQPELPRIPEQQGVLKTLEGLIADDPLRISAVAEDDEAASNGAGEIGGDTAATSPSASSDSKSTAPAGKHSDVSQDEGWITIPNKELPGDWSEVSDMLQLRPLDRPFLFPGEQVHILACLSASKQDMTCISPFRIAAVMSKSGNSPRHPTNKSSSVSENGDANGTAGENSPHGVEDNMESVELNDKVSSPSKQDILETESLLRMEDHKEQIETVLQKFKRSNFFVRIAESDEPLWSKKRVAATKTADEQLYSDSQGNNTVSRSTAYNTISDKGVFDGSTSGGVARDTVRCYALQNGDIVVVLQVNVGVSNMVDPVLEVLQFEKCTSSNYMRENLVNGLPNGYEDPCQELLSWLLPLDRTLPPPRSLSPPTLNPSISHKQSFSASGSQIFSLSHFRSYSMPSSSFALAQLPNIRSPPISENQEFVPEKPAKTPDVINDGQLSFRGVPLEPERYSVRCGLEGVYLPGKRWSREVEIIQPIEVHSFSAKCTAENLLCVLIKNIAPRHVQDIVVFIDAITVVFEEASKGGSPLSLPIASIEVGHGHSLPNLSLRRGEEHSFILKPAIMSSRDRRINSDVPLTLSLPKMSGAATNTSTPRVSELSAGLTDQYAVLISYRCNYTESKLFFKQATSWQPCAASDLMISVSSELSLRNPSPSARVPQLPVQVLTLEATNMTSENLTLTVLAPEASGSSSVVSLNSAPTTPDGSYYNLNEPMRRSGLGKHGTGFRRLNSVVVGSPKESDNGGNRMSTSAGCTHLWLQSAVPLGCVPARSSTTVKLELLPLTDGIITLDTLQITIKEKGLTYIPEHSLEIHASSAISAGRS, from the exons CGCAGCCCGAGCTGCCGCGGATCCCCGAGCAGCAGGGGGTCCTCAAGACCCTGGAGGGCCTCATCGCCGACGATCCGCTCCGCATCTCCGCCGTGGCGGAAGACGACGAAGCTGCCAGCAACGGAGCCGGGGAGATCGGCGGCGACACCGCTGCTACCTCTCCCTCCGCTTCTTCAGATTCGAAAAGTACAGCTCCGGCCGGGAAGCACAGCGACGTTTCCCAGGACGAAGGGTGGATCACGATTCCCAACA AGGAGCTTCCTGGGGATTGGAGTGAGGTTTCGGACATGCTGCAGCTGCGGCCTTTGGATCGCCCCTTCCTTTTTCCTG GCGAGCAGGTCCATATACTGGCGTGCCTATCAGCCTCTAAGCAAGATATGACCTGCATATCTCCGTTTAGAATTGCTGCCGTGATGTCTAAGAGCGGAAATTCGCCGCGGCACCCCACAAATAAATCTAGCTCTGTCAGTGAGAATGGGGATGCCAATGGAACAGCCGGAGAAAATAGTCCTCACGGTGTCGAGGATAACATGGAGAGTGTTGAACTCAATGACAAAGTATCTTCTCCTTCAAAACAAGATATCCTGGAGACTGAATCCCTCCTTCGGATGGAAGATCACAAAGAGCAAATAGAAACCGTGCTGCAAAAATTCAAAAGATCTAACTTTTTTGTCCGAATCGCGGAGTCAGATGAACCTCTCTGGTCCAAGAAAAGAGTAGCTGCAACTAAGACGGCAGATGAACAATTATATTCGGATAGCCAGGGAAATAACACAGTTTCAAGGAGTACTGCTTACAATACCATTTCTGATAAAGGAGTTTTTGATGGTAGCACATCCGGAGGAGTCGCTCGGGATACTGTAAGGTGCTATGCTCTGCAGAATGGAGACATCGTG GTTGTTTTGCAAGTGAATGTTGGTGTTAGCAATATGGTAGATCCAGTGCTTGAAGTTCTTCAATTTGAGAAGTGTACATCAAGCAATTATATGCGTGAGAATCTTGTAAACGGGCTTCCTAATGGTTATGAGGATCCTTGTCAGGAGCTGCTTAGCTGGTTGCTCCCTTTAGATCGCACACTACCTCCTCCTCGTTCTTTATCACCTCCTACTCTCAATCCCAGTATATCACACAAGCAATCTTTTTCTGCTTCTGGGTCTCAAATATTTTCGTTAAGTCATTTCAGAAGCTATTCAATGCCTTCATCCTCCTTTGCCCTTGCCCAGCTTCCCAACATAAGATCACCCCCAATATCTGAAAATCAAGAATTTGTGCCTGAAAAGCCTGCAAAAACACCTGATGTTATAAATGATGGGCAGCTTTCCTTTAGAGGAGTTCCTTTGGAGCCTGAACGGTATTCTGTACGCTGTGGTCTAGAAGGTGTATATCTACCAGGGAAAAGATGGTCAAGAGAAGTTGAAATAATTCAACCAATTGAAGTTCATTCTTTTTCTGCCAAATGTACTGCAGAAAATCTTCTTTGTGTCTTAATAAAG AACATTGCTCCACGGCATGTGCAAGACATAGTTGTATTCATAGATGCAATTACTGTTGTCTTTGAGGAGGCATCCAAAGGAGGTTCTCCTTTATCTCTACCAATTGCCAGTATTGAGGTCGGACATGGTCACAGTTTACCAAATCTGTCACTCAG GCGGGGTGAAGAACACTCGTTTATTTTGAAGCCAGCAATTATGTCCTCCAGGGATCGGAGGATCAACAGTGATGTACCTCTGACTTTGTCACTCCCAAAGATGAGTGGAGCTGCCACAAATACTTCCACGCCTAGGGTTAGCGAGCTCAGCGCTGGTCTTACCGATCAGTATGCTGTACTTATATCATATCGCTGCAATTATACAG AATCAAAACTTTTCTTCAAGCAAGCCACAAGCTGGCAACCCTGTGCAGCTAGTGATCTTATGATCTCTGTGTCTTCTGAACTGTCATTACGAAATCCTAGCCCGAGTGCTCGAGTTCCTCAACTCCCCGTGCAG GTCTTAACCCTTGAAGCTACTAATATGACTTCAGAAAACCTCACATTAACTGTTCTTGCTCCAGAAGCATCTGGTTCTTCTTCAGTTGTATCATTGAACTCAGCTCCAACCACACCAGATGGTTCTTATTATAATCTTAATGAGCCTATGAGAAGGTCTGGCTTGGGAAAACATGGAACTGGTTTTCGGAGACTGAATTCAGTTGTTGTCGGATCTCCAAAAGAAAGTGACAATGGAGGAAATAGAATGAGCACTTCAGCAGGCTGTACTCATTTGTGGTTGCAGAGTGCAGTTCCCCTAGG GTGTGTTCCTGCACGGTCAAGCACCACTGTCAAGCTCGAGCTACTCCCGTTAACAGACGGGATCATTACACTAGATACATTGCAAATAACCATAAAGGAGAAAG GTCTTACGTACATACCGGAGCACTCCTTGGAGATACACGCATCGTCTGCCATCTCAGCAGGAAGGTCATAG